In Candidatus Cetobacterium colombiensis, one genomic interval encodes:
- the tpx gene encoding thiol peroxidase, which yields MERKDVITFGGNPLTLVGKEIIVGDVAPNFTVIKTDLSPLSLSDLKGKTVVISAMPSIDTPVCEMQTIRFNKEAAKLEDVVLLTISMDLPFALSRFCGAKDIKNAITTSDYKDREFSHNYGLYIKELGLISRAVIIINKDGKVTYTEYLKEITEEPNYDAALEALKTL from the coding sequence ATGGAAAGAAAAGATGTTATTACTTTTGGAGGAAATCCTTTAACATTAGTTGGTAAAGAAATTATTGTTGGAGATGTTGCTCCTAATTTTACTGTTATAAAAACTGATTTATCACCTCTATCATTAAGTGATTTAAAAGGAAAAACTGTTGTTATCTCAGCTATGCCATCTATTGATACCCCTGTTTGTGAAATGCAAACAATTAGATTCAATAAAGAAGCGGCTAAATTAGAAGATGTTGTACTTCTAACAATATCTATGGATTTACCATTCGCCTTAAGCAGATTCTGTGGTGCTAAAGATATTAAAAATGCAATTACTACTTCTGACTATAAAGATAGAGAATTCTCTCATAACTATGGATTATATATTAAAGAGCTTGGATTAATTTCTAGAGCTGTTATTATTATAAATAAAGATGGTAAGGTTACTTACACTGAGTATTTAAAAGAGATTACTGAAGAGCCTAATTATGACGCTGCTTTAGAAGCTTTAAAAACTTTATAA
- a CDS encoding DUF368 domain-containing protein, protein MFKNFLKGIVIGIANVLPGVSGGTLAVVLNIYDKLTEAVGNFFTAPMEKKIEYAKFLSQIGAGAVVGIVVFAGVISKMYDLYPKGTTIAFLLLILPSIPVILKGEKFLKKDNLIAFFGGVLFTGLFIYLTKLLAGDEVTRTVATAFTAAYGIKLFFCGIVAAGAMVIPGISGSLLLMILGEYYNILSYIKSFNILPLTFFAAGTGIGLVLVAKAINILLKKYRSYTLNFIVGIIIVSLFQIAETLFS, encoded by the coding sequence ATGTTTAAGAATTTTTTAAAAGGGATTGTAATAGGAATTGCCAATGTATTACCAGGGGTTTCAGGAGGGACATTAGCAGTAGTTTTAAATATTTATGATAAGTTAACAGAAGCAGTGGGGAATTTTTTTACAGCTCCAATGGAGAAGAAAATAGAATATGCTAAATTTTTATCTCAAATAGGAGCAGGAGCAGTAGTTGGAATAGTTGTTTTTGCAGGAGTAATTTCAAAAATGTATGATTTATATCCTAAGGGAACTACAATAGCTTTTTTATTATTAATATTGCCTTCTATTCCAGTTATTTTAAAGGGGGAAAAGTTTCTTAAAAAAGATAATTTAATAGCTTTTTTTGGAGGAGTTTTATTTACAGGACTTTTTATATATTTAACTAAGCTTTTAGCAGGGGATGAAGTTACAAGAACTGTAGCAACAGCTTTTACAGCAGCTTATGGAATAAAGCTATTTTTCTGCGGAATAGTAGCAGCAGGTGCTATGGTTATACCAGGTATTTCTGGATCATTATTATTAATGATTTTAGGAGAGTATTATAATATTTTAAGTTATATAAAAAGTTTTAATATATTACCACTTACGTTCTTTGCAGCAGGAACAGGAATAGGACTTGTTTTAGTTGCTAAAGCAATAAATATACTTTTGAAAAAATATAGAAGTTATACTTTAAATTTTATAGTTGGAATAATTATAGTTTCTTTATTTCAAATAGCTGAAACATTATTTTCATAA
- a CDS encoding Mu transposase C-terminal domain-containing protein, protein MSIEEKNRKYKILEPFFNKEKKLRDIEKETKISYATLKRWVSQYRNSGEKGLVKKERIDKNTFKKVNDDVLDYLKSLYKDYHNLPVTKLYEKAKSTLNSYNSVISYPTFFRIIDNLDENIKQSSIKSVKKESLYEYAILQKVVPIPFFNNKNKIFYLTIFYNKENYKITNFIFEEEKREFKKLFNFIKESIIIEGSYPKNISLDEKIQGISKSLLRNIFFQTKINFIQEEVDENIVSFLKYIDTDILKEFNRKKPKNIDEISLFIKKYLFINNDGEKKISQNENYQLLYFLTKYKRKVYSGGIRLKNNIYNSPFLKELEGEIVDVYYSEFSNKIVEVYLEKRFIDKVKLIKD, encoded by the coding sequence GTGAGTATAGAGGAAAAGAATAGAAAATACAAGATACTTGAACCTTTTTTTAATAAAGAAAAGAAATTAAGAGACATAGAAAAAGAGACAAAAATATCTTATGCAACATTAAAAAGATGGGTTAGTCAATATCGAAATTCTGGAGAAAAAGGACTTGTAAAAAAAGAAAGGATAGATAAAAACACTTTTAAAAAAGTAAATGATGATGTTTTAGATTATCTGAAAAGTTTATATAAAGATTACCATAACTTACCAGTAACAAAATTGTATGAAAAAGCTAAAAGTACGTTGAATTCTTATAATAGTGTAATAAGTTATCCAACTTTTTTTAGAATAATAGATAATTTAGACGAAAATATAAAGCAGAGCTCTATAAAATCAGTGAAAAAAGAAAGTCTTTATGAGTACGCTATATTGCAAAAAGTTGTGCCCATTCCTTTTTTTAATAATAAAAATAAAATTTTTTATTTGACAATTTTTTATAATAAAGAGAATTATAAGATAACAAATTTTATTTTTGAAGAAGAAAAAAGAGAGTTTAAAAAATTATTTAATTTTATAAAAGAAAGTATTATAATAGAAGGATCGTATCCTAAAAATATATCTTTGGATGAAAAAATTCAAGGAATTTCAAAAAGTTTATTAAGAAATATTTTTTTTCAAACAAAAATAAATTTTATTCAAGAAGAAGTGGATGAAAATATTGTATCTTTTTTGAAATATATTGATACAGATATTTTAAAAGAGTTTAATAGAAAAAAACCAAAAAATATTGATGAAATATCATTGTTTATAAAAAAATATCTTTTTATAAATAATGATGGAGAAAAGAAAATTAGCCAAAATGAAAATTATCAACTTTTATATTTTTTAACAAAATACAAAAGAAAAGTTTACAGTGGCGGAATTAGATTAAAAAATAATATTTATAATAGCCCTTTCTTAAAAGAATTAGAAGGAGAAATTGTAGATGTATACTATAGTGAATTTTCTAATAAAATAGTCGAAGTATATTTAGAGAAACGATTTATAGATAAAGTAAAATTAATAAAAGATTAG
- the ptsG gene encoding glucose-specific PTS transporter subunit IIBC, translating into MKIFAEVQKIGKALMTPVAILPAAGIFLAAGNKLGIPLMEQAGGVIFGNLPLLFAVGAAIGLVGGDGIAALAAIVALLIMNTTMGSLTNAADGIAAGNPAFAEVLGIPTLQTGVFGGLIAGIIAAICYKKFYKTELPAFLGFFAGKRLVPIMTAVAAFLVGLAMPYIWQPVQAGLAQLSYLANETNTNISTLLFGITERALIPFGLHHIFYAPFWFQFGEYTNNAGQIVNGDQAIWFAMLKDGVHSFSSATYSGAGKFMTGKFPFMMFGLPAAALAMYHEAKSENKKMAAGILFSAALTSFLTGITEPLEFSFLFVAPVLYGIHCVFAGLSFMLMNMFGVRIGMTFSGGVIDYIMFGVLPGTEGFETNWPMVIIVGLGFAVLYYFGFRFFIRKFNLATPGREDGPEIDDQPKAQGSELAALVLAALGGKENLVSVDACITRLRLEVKDTALVNDAELKRLGASGVLKVGQNGVQAIFGAKAQFIANDIKGL; encoded by the coding sequence ATGAAAATATTTGCTGAAGTTCAAAAAATCGGTAAAGCACTTATGACGCCGGTTGCAATTTTACCAGCAGCTGGTATATTCCTTGCAGCTGGAAATAAGTTAGGAATCCCTTTAATGGAGCAAGCAGGAGGAGTAATATTCGGTAATTTACCACTTTTATTCGCTGTTGGTGCTGCTATTGGTCTTGTTGGAGGAGATGGAATTGCTGCCCTTGCTGCAATTGTTGCGCTTTTAATTATGAATACTACTATGGGATCTCTTACTAATGCTGCTGATGGTATCGCTGCTGGAAATCCTGCTTTCGCTGAAGTTTTAGGAATTCCTACTCTTCAAACTGGAGTTTTCGGAGGATTAATCGCTGGTATTATAGCTGCTATTTGTTACAAAAAGTTCTATAAAACTGAGTTACCTGCATTCTTAGGTTTCTTTGCTGGAAAAAGATTAGTTCCTATTATGACAGCTGTTGCTGCTTTCTTAGTTGGTTTAGCTATGCCTTATATTTGGCAACCAGTTCAAGCTGGACTTGCTCAATTATCTTACTTAGCTAATGAGACAAATACAAATATATCTACATTACTATTCGGTATTACAGAAAGAGCTTTAATCCCATTCGGATTACACCATATCTTCTATGCTCCTTTCTGGTTCCAATTTGGAGAGTATACAAACAATGCTGGACAAATTGTTAACGGAGACCAAGCTATATGGTTTGCAATGTTAAAAGATGGAGTTCATTCATTCTCATCAGCAACTTATTCTGGTGCTGGTAAATTTATGACTGGTAAATTCCCATTCATGATGTTTGGATTACCTGCTGCTGCTCTTGCAATGTATCACGAAGCTAAATCAGAAAACAAGAAGATGGCTGCTGGAATTTTATTCTCTGCTGCTCTTACTTCTTTCTTAACAGGAATAACTGAACCATTAGAGTTCTCATTCTTATTCGTTGCTCCAGTTTTATACGGAATTCACTGTGTTTTTGCTGGATTATCTTTCATGTTAATGAATATGTTTGGTGTTAGAATTGGTATGACATTCTCTGGAGGAGTTATTGACTATATCATGTTCGGTGTTTTACCTGGAACTGAAGGATTTGAAACTAACTGGCCTATGGTTATAATTGTTGGTTTAGGATTTGCTGTTCTATACTACTTCGGATTCAGATTCTTCATTAGAAAGTTTAATCTAGCAACTCCTGGTAGAGAAGATGGTCCTGAGATTGATGATCAACCAAAAGCTCAAGGAAGCGAATTAGCTGCTCTTGTTCTTGCTGCTTTAGGTGGTAAAGAAAACTTAGTTTCTGTTGATGCTTGTATCACAAGATTAAGACTTGAAGTTAAAGACACTGCTTTAGTTAATGATGCAGAGCTTAAGAGATTAGGAGCTTCTGGAGTTTTAAAAGTAGGACAAAATGGAGTTCAAGCTATATTTGGTGCTAAAGCACAATTTATTGCTAACGACATTAAAGGATTATAA